One Spinacia oleracea cultivar Varoflay chromosome 4, BTI_SOV_V1, whole genome shotgun sequence DNA segment encodes these proteins:
- the LOC110784037 gene encoding defensin-like protein 1: protein MYKRLFGLCLLLVVLLASREVKQAEGRICQSRSHYFKGACKRDRNCAYVCRNEGFSGGQCHGYFHRRSCYCTKLC, encoded by the exons ATGTACAAGAGATTATTTGGGCTATGTTTGTTGttggtcgtcctcctcgcttCTC GGGAAGTGAAGCAAGCAGAAGGCAGGATATGCCAATCAAGAAGCCACTACTTCAAGGGAGCCTGCAAACGTGACCGTAACTGTGCGTATGTTTGCCGCAACGAAGGTTTCTCCGGTGGCCAGTGCCACGGTTACTTCCACCGCCGCAGCTGCTACTGTACTAAGCTTTGCTAG